In Candidatus Sulfurimonas marisnigri, a single genomic region encodes these proteins:
- a CDS encoding LPP20 family lipoprotein → MRIFTNILLALLAVTFIGCSAGKAPQALHVEKQLPKWYLTPPSNNGISLYGVGEGINREESIKSALDNLVSKLGITISSNYNSTTNTKKGYREYFTQASSSDISSEVSKIRISNYEVIEIHKQNYKHFITLVRSDKKLFIKNLITTLNQRYKKIEDKQKHIIDMNILRRYSFFKESQQTLSQTHSTLLVLNSLDKNFDDSPYLKIIQTINNDSDLLIKNMSISFSASKESSAFVNSIKSVLSETKIAIKPNSQNDKNNINISLSHKLNKAFSHGFHIARTSVLIEVKDNKKNIMHSEQIDAVGHSPQSDDIAMSDSIKNFKEEIEKRDVLKILGVN, encoded by the coding sequence ATGAGAATATTTACAAATATTTTACTAGCACTGCTGGCTGTTACATTTATTGGGTGTAGTGCCGGTAAAGCGCCTCAGGCTCTACATGTAGAGAAACAACTTCCCAAGTGGTATTTAACTCCGCCCTCAAACAATGGAATCTCCCTTTACGGTGTCGGAGAGGGTATAAACAGAGAAGAATCAATAAAAAGTGCATTGGACAACCTTGTCTCGAAGCTGGGAATTACCATATCGTCTAATTATAATTCTACAACAAACACTAAAAAAGGGTACAGAGAGTATTTTACACAAGCAAGCAGTTCTGATATAAGCAGTGAAGTTAGTAAAATAAGAATTAGTAATTATGAAGTTATAGAGATACATAAACAAAACTATAAGCACTTTATAACTCTTGTGCGTTCAGATAAAAAATTATTTATAAAAAATTTGATAACAACTTTAAATCAGAGATATAAAAAGATTGAAGATAAGCAAAAACATATAATTGATATGAATATACTAAGACGATATTCTTTTTTTAAAGAGTCGCAACAAACACTCTCTCAAACACATTCAACACTTTTGGTTCTTAACTCATTAGATAAAAACTTTGATGATTCTCCTTACTTAAAAATAATACAGACTATTAATAATGATTCTGATTTATTAATTAAAAACATGAGTATCTCTTTTTCAGCTTCTAAAGAATCTAGTGCATTTGTTAATTCTATAAAATCAGTTTTAAGTGAGACTAAAATAGCTATAAAACCAAACAGCCAAAATGATAAAAACAATATTAACATTTCACTCTCACATAAATTAAACAAAGCTTTCTCTCATGGTTTTCATATTGCCAGAACATCTGTACTTATAGAGGTTAAAGATAATAAAAAAAATATTATGCACAGTGAGCAAATAGATGCGGTTGGTCACTCGCCGCAAAGTGATGATATTGCTATGTCTGATTCTATTAAAAATTTCAAAGAAGAGATAGAAAAAAGGGATGTTTTAAAGATTCTTGGAGTCAATTAA
- a CDS encoding AAA family ATPase, which yields MISKIELIKKEVSKVVVGQEKMIDSLLIALLCDGHILIEGVPGLAKTTTVNALAQSLGLNFKRAQFTPDLLPSDILGAEIYDPQNNSFKIKKGPIFTNLLLADEINRAPAKVQSALLEVMQEKQVTLGDTTFKVEPPFFVMATQNPVEQEGVYQLPEAQLDRFMLKLIVDYNTKKEELEIARRISSGNFESIKAVVTNDDLLEIKEAIKNIHVDEEVEEYMIELVNATRNPTLYGLEDIKDYIQFGASPRVSIDMFKAVKAMAFMRGKDFVTPVDVAYIAKELMRHRIVLTYEAEAEGVTTDEIIQKVLETVAIP from the coding sequence ATGATTTCTAAGATTGAGTTAATAAAAAAAGAAGTTTCTAAAGTAGTTGTAGGACAAGAGAAAATGATAGACTCTCTTCTTATAGCACTTTTATGCGATGGACATATACTTATAGAGGGTGTTCCAGGACTTGCAAAGACTACAACAGTAAATGCATTGGCACAAAGTTTAGGTCTTAACTTTAAACGTGCTCAGTTTACTCCGGACTTACTCCCATCAGATATACTTGGTGCAGAGATTTATGACCCACAAAACAACAGTTTTAAAATCAAAAAAGGTCCAATTTTTACAAACCTGTTATTAGCAGATGAGATTAACCGTGCTCCTGCAAAGGTGCAATCTGCTTTGCTAGAAGTTATGCAAGAGAAACAGGTTACTTTAGGTGATACTACTTTTAAAGTTGAACCTCCATTTTTTGTTATGGCTACTCAAAATCCAGTTGAGCAAGAGGGTGTTTACCAGCTTCCAGAAGCTCAACTAGACAGATTTATGCTAAAACTTATAGTTGATTATAATACAAAAAAAGAAGAACTAGAGATTGCAAGACGTATCTCAAGCGGAAACTTTGAATCTATAAAAGCAGTAGTGACAAATGATGATTTATTAGAGATAAAAGAGGCTATAAAAAATATACATGTAGATGAAGAGGTCGAGGAGTACATGATAGAGCTTGTTAATGCAACTAGAAATCCTACCCTTTATGGTCTTGAAGATATAAAAGATTACATCCAGTTTGGTGCTTCACCTCGTGTCAGTATAGATATGTTTAAGGCAGTAAAAGCAATGGCATTTATGCGTGGGAAAGATTTTGTTACTCCTGTTGATGTGGCATACATTGCAAAAGAGCTTATGAGACATCGTATAGTTTTAACATATGAGGCAGAGGCTGAGGGTGTTACAACTGATGAGATTATTCAAAAAGTTTTAGAGACTGTAGCAATTCCGTAG
- a CDS encoding DUF58 domain-containing protein, translated as MSKLSPYGLSVQKILVRARRQVFSEMVGNNPSIFQGEGYDFIELREYMPGDDIRHIDWNITAKLQKPFIKIFREERELNIVIVSVLNGSVHFGSKKFKQESIAEVAALLSYSTLKNGDLLSSYIFTDEMISSSKPSKKLHQIQKSVEDILSFDAINKKVDFKVIADTLFKRLKRKSLVLVIGDYFEIPDFKLLARKHEVLSIIVRDRLEENPPAMGFASLVDPESGAVLEGDFNSSSVKAYSKKVQAHDHRLYDTLRKDQIRFCKIYTDSLAGVELRRLFEGR; from the coding sequence ATGAGTAAGCTTTCTCCATACGGTTTATCCGTGCAAAAAATATTAGTTCGAGCAAGACGACAAGTCTTTAGCGAAATGGTCGGTAATAACCCTTCAATCTTTCAAGGCGAGGGGTATGACTTCATAGAACTTCGTGAGTATATGCCAGGAGATGACATCCGTCATATCGACTGGAATATAACTGCTAAACTGCAGAAACCTTTTATTAAAATATTTCGTGAAGAGCGAGAGCTAAATATTGTTATAGTTTCTGTTTTAAACGGAAGTGTACATTTTGGTTCTAAAAAGTTTAAGCAAGAGAGTATTGCAGAAGTAGCTGCACTGCTTAGTTATTCAACTCTAAAAAATGGAGATTTACTTAGCTCATATATTTTTACTGACGAGATGATTTCTAGCTCAAAACCAAGCAAAAAACTCCACCAGATTCAAAAAAGTGTAGAAGATATTTTAAGTTTTGATGCAATAAACAAAAAAGTAGATTTTAAAGTTATTGCAGACACTTTGTTTAAGAGACTAAAAAGAAAGTCACTAGTTTTAGTTATTGGTGACTATTTTGAGATTCCAGATTTTAAACTTTTGGCTAGAAAACATGAAGTTCTCTCCATAATTGTTAGAGATAGACTGGAAGAGAACCCGCCGGCTATGGGTTTTGCATCTTTAGTTGACCCTGAGAGCGGGGCTGTTTTAGAGGGAGATTTCAACTCTTCAAGTGTAAAGGCTTACAGCAAAAAAGTTCAGGCGCATGACCATAGACTCTATGACACTCTTAGAAAAGATCAAATTAGATTTTGTAAAATATATACTGACTCTCTTGCAGGTGTAGAACTTCGCAGATTGTTTGAGGGTAGGTAG
- a CDS encoding VWA domain-containing protein: MFEGLYFEFPYLILILFFFIVCARVCKMKIPSIYFPHTGSFLKSSVSASKPLLFLKWLGILMMIIALMSPVKDEPYELEPKEGYEIALILDASQSMQARGFDVNNPALTRFDAVKEIVSDFINQRKSDNIGLVVFGAYSFIASPLTYDENILNKIVSQLYIGMAGKYTALNTSLAQGVNLLKMSKSKSKVAILLTDGYSTQEIDKIPLDIALEMAKKEGVKVYPIGIGNSNEYNQNVLLKIAKETSGVAFGASSAAELKAVYKKIDELEKSEIKSESFTYINYYFMFPLFISLISLMLYIFIRNKRGYA; this comes from the coding sequence ATGTTTGAAGGACTTTATTTTGAGTTCCCATATCTGATTTTAATACTCTTTTTTTTCATAGTCTGTGCGAGAGTGTGCAAGATGAAAATCCCCTCTATATATTTTCCACATACAGGCAGTTTTTTAAAGAGTTCTGTTTCAGCTTCTAAGCCTCTTTTGTTTCTTAAATGGCTTGGAATTCTTATGATGATTATAGCTCTTATGTCTCCTGTAAAAGATGAGCCTTATGAGCTTGAGCCAAAAGAGGGGTATGAGATTGCTCTGATTTTAGATGCTTCTCAATCTATGCAAGCTAGAGGATTTGACGTAAACAACCCTGCTCTTACCAGATTTGACGCAGTAAAAGAGATAGTTAGTGACTTTATAAATCAGAGAAAAAGTGACAACATAGGTCTTGTTGTGTTTGGAGCATACTCCTTTATAGCATCACCGCTAACTTATGATGAAAATATTTTAAATAAAATAGTCTCTCAACTCTACATAGGAATGGCCGGGAAATATACAGCGTTAAACACATCTTTGGCTCAAGGTGTAAACCTTTTGAAGATGAGTAAATCTAAAAGCAAGGTGGCAATTTTACTCACTGATGGATACAGTACACAAGAGATAGATAAGATTCCGCTAGATATTGCTCTTGAGATGGCAAAAAAAGAGGGTGTAAAAGTTTACCCAATCGGAATTGGAAATTCTAACGAGTACAACCAAAATGTTTTACTAAAAATTGCCAAGGAGACTAGCGGAGTTGCATTTGGAGCTTCTAGTGCTGCGGAGTTAAAAGCTGTGTATAAAAAGATTGATGAACTTGAAAAATCAGAGATCAAGAGTGAAAGTTTTACCTATATAAACTACTACTTTATGTTTCCTCTGTTTATCTCACTAATATCTTTAATGCTATATATATTTATAAGAAACAAAAGGGGATATGCATGA
- a CDS encoding VWA domain-containing protein, with amino-acid sequence MSFLHPEFLYYMLPPLFILFALLLTQKESQAEYFSEEVMSKLRVSANTLTLKARNALFLLMGVFMILALAQPVIKEGTVEVKAKSADIMIALDISDSMLATDVYPNRLEAAKQKALALLDETPNERIGIVAFAKNSYLVSPLSFDTGAVAFLLRQLDTTSITEKGTDFLSVIDIVSKSQKEQKKKYLLILSDGGDKSDFSEEIELAKEQGVTVFILGIATKKGAPIKLSDGNFIKHNGDIIISKLNENIIDLATKTGGVYIQSSTSSNDIKTMLREITNISDEKELKSEEIQRFIPLFYYPVAIALIILLIATSSISKRQKSSLPSVFVLFILLFSNLHVEAGMLDFMELNKAKEAYEKGDFENSAKLYEEYAKESGSGEGYYNSGNAYYKQKKYKEALQAYKKATFDTPDGRAKNFSNIGNAYVKEASQASLEKAVEAYEKSLEISEDKNTRENLEAVKKLIEKQKQDSKEDKKEDSDKKEQDKKDKDSKDNDKKDGDKKDGDKKESEDKQKKESDEKDENKEEKDSSKSEKSKDKQKNKDDMKSKEEDEKKEKEKSERGSEEKKKDDLKELEKDKSEDSKSTAKELNKSKMSDAEEQKWMQQLNTDSNTYLYQLNKEKPKNSDSDEKPW; translated from the coding sequence ATGAGTTTTTTACACCCTGAATTTTTATACTACATGTTGCCGCCGTTATTTATACTTTTTGCTCTACTTCTTACACAAAAGGAATCTCAAGCAGAGTACTTTAGTGAAGAGGTAATGAGTAAATTACGCGTAAGTGCAAACACGCTTACTTTAAAAGCAAGAAATGCTCTGTTTTTACTTATGGGAGTGTTTATGATTTTGGCACTTGCTCAGCCTGTTATAAAAGAGGGGACAGTAGAAGTTAAAGCTAAGAGTGCAGATATAATGATAGCACTTGATATATCTGACTCAATGTTGGCTACCGATGTCTATCCAAATCGTTTAGAGGCGGCAAAACAAAAGGCACTTGCTCTTTTAGATGAAACACCAAATGAGAGGATAGGAATAGTAGCATTTGCCAAGAACTCATACCTTGTCTCACCTCTGAGTTTTGATACAGGCGCTGTTGCTTTTTTACTTCGTCAACTAGACACTACCTCTATAACAGAAAAGGGGACTGACTTTTTATCTGTTATTGATATTGTAAGCAAGTCACAAAAAGAGCAAAAGAAAAAGTACCTTTTAATACTGAGTGACGGTGGAGATAAAAGTGATTTCTCAGAGGAGATAGAGCTGGCCAAAGAACAGGGTGTAACGGTTTTTATTTTAGGTATCGCAACTAAAAAAGGTGCTCCTATTAAACTTAGTGATGGCAATTTTATAAAACACAACGGAGACATAATCATCTCAAAACTAAATGAAAATATTATAGATTTAGCAACAAAGACAGGCGGAGTTTACATACAAAGTTCTACATCATCTAATGATATAAAAACAATGCTCAGAGAGATAACAAATATTAGTGATGAAAAAGAGTTAAAGAGTGAAGAGATTCAAAGGTTTATACCTCTGTTTTACTACCCTGTGGCAATAGCACTTATAATTTTACTGATTGCAACAAGTTCAATAAGCAAGAGGCAAAAGTCAAGTCTGCCGTCAGTTTTCGTTCTTTTTATACTGCTGTTTTCAAATCTACATGTAGAAGCTGGGATGCTTGATTTTATGGAACTTAACAAAGCAAAAGAGGCTTATGAGAAGGGTGATTTTGAGAACTCTGCAAAACTTTATGAAGAGTATGCAAAAGAGAGTGGAAGCGGTGAGGGGTATTATAATTCAGGTAACGCTTACTATAAACAAAAAAAATACAAAGAGGCATTACAAGCTTATAAAAAAGCAACTTTTGACACTCCAGATGGCAGAGCAAAGAACTTTTCAAACATTGGAAATGCTTATGTAAAAGAAGCTTCACAAGCTTCTCTTGAAAAAGCTGTTGAGGCTTATGAAAAATCTTTAGAAATAAGTGAAGATAAAAATACAAGAGAGAATCTAGAAGCAGTTAAGAAGCTTATAGAAAAACAAAAACAAGATTCTAAAGAGGATAAAAAAGAAGATAGTGACAAAAAAGAGCAAGACAAAAAAGATAAAGATTCAAAAGATAATGATAAGAAAGATGGTGATAAGAAAGATGGTGATAAAAAAGAGTCTGAAGATAAACAAAAAAAAGAGTCAGATGAGAAAGATGAAAACAAAGAGGAAAAAGATAGTTCAAAAAGTGAAAAGTCAAAAGATAAGCAAAAAAATAAAGATGATATGAAAAGCAAAGAAGAGGATGAGAAAAAAGAGAAAGAGAAGAGTGAAAGAGGGAGTGAAGAGAAGAAAAAAGATGATTTAAAAGAGTTGGAGAAAGATAAAAGTGAGGACTCTAAAAGTACAGCTAAAGAGTTAAACAAATCAAAAATGAGTGATGCTGAGGAGCAGAAGTGGATGCAACAGCTTAATACAGACAGCAATACATACTTGTATCAGCTAAATAAAGAAAAACCAAAAAACAGCGACTCAGATGAAAAGCCTTGGTAA
- a CDS encoding BatD family protein, with the protein MNNIFKILFLLLIITNIAYAAVTARVDSKTVELGETVTYSLNVSGENIVRPVIQRLCDTDVISTSSQTSVQIINGDVKKSYILSYKFLPLKSCTIEPIKVEINSKTELSNAVSVEVKPVTAAKDSDFSLRLSSEKQELFVGETFDLTLTFKQKRDSGAVDSEFLPPKLNGFWIKNESKPLSHQEGKYTITKLTYTMAAQRDGKLNIPKAQMRIASRGSKTDIWGAWAPSIKWKTYFSNELELNIKPLPAGVNLVGDFTISTTVDKKEVNANEAVNITIKVLGAGNLEDIKSFKPSIDGVSVFDEKISIEGNLLTQKIAFVAERDFIIPSFNLKFFNPKTQEVKSIVSDEISIKVKNAKLEEELNIQREQKPVVVPQVIAENDIFTLVVTFLIGLTCGVLIILFKPFKLFKKEKTLSIKEPKVLLMKLLPYKDDAEVKDIVDILEKNIYSGEKLDLDKKALKELLKRCKID; encoded by the coding sequence ATGAACAATATATTTAAAATACTATTTTTATTACTAATAATTACAAATATAGCATATGCGGCGGTCACAGCAAGGGTAGATTCAAAAACTGTAGAACTCGGAGAGACGGTTACTTACTCTTTAAATGTATCAGGTGAGAATATTGTAAGACCTGTTATTCAAAGATTATGTGACACAGACGTAATATCTACAAGCTCTCAAACAAGTGTGCAGATAATAAATGGAGATGTTAAAAAAAGCTATATACTAAGTTATAAATTCTTACCACTAAAGAGCTGTACGATAGAGCCCATAAAGGTTGAAATTAATTCTAAAACAGAGTTGAGTAATGCAGTAAGTGTAGAGGTTAAGCCGGTAACTGCAGCAAAAGATTCAGACTTTTCGCTAAGACTTAGCAGTGAGAAGCAAGAGTTGTTTGTTGGTGAAACATTTGATTTAACTTTAACCTTTAAACAAAAGAGAGACTCTGGTGCAGTAGATAGTGAATTTTTACCACCTAAGCTAAATGGATTTTGGATAAAAAATGAGTCTAAACCACTTAGCCATCAAGAGGGAAAATACACTATTACCAAACTCACATACACAATGGCTGCTCAAAGAGATGGTAAGTTAAATATTCCAAAGGCTCAGATGCGTATAGCTTCAAGAGGTAGTAAAACTGACATATGGGGTGCTTGGGCTCCTTCAATAAAATGGAAAACATATTTCTCAAATGAGTTGGAGTTAAATATAAAACCGCTTCCTGCTGGAGTAAATTTGGTTGGCGACTTTACTATATCAACAACAGTTGATAAAAAAGAGGTAAATGCCAATGAGGCTGTAAATATAACTATAAAGGTTTTAGGAGCAGGTAATTTAGAAGATATAAAAAGCTTTAAGCCGTCCATAGATGGTGTTAGTGTCTTTGATGAAAAAATATCTATTGAAGGTAACTTACTAACTCAAAAGATAGCATTTGTAGCAGAGAGGGACTTTATTATACCATCATTTAATCTGAAATTCTTTAATCCAAAGACGCAAGAGGTAAAGAGTATTGTTTCAGATGAGATAAGTATAAAAGTTAAAAATGCAAAATTAGAAGAAGAGTTAAATATACAAAGAGAACAGAAGCCTGTTGTTGTACCACAAGTTATTGCTGAAAATGATATATTTACTCTAGTTGTTACTTTTTTAATAGGTCTTACATGTGGAGTATTGATAATTCTGTTTAAGCCATTTAAACTATTTAAAAAAGAGAAAACTTTATCCATAAAAGAGCCGAAAGTTCTTTTGATGAAATTACTACCGTATAAAGATGATGCAGAGGTTAAGGATATAGTTGATATTTTAGAGAAAAACATCTACTCAGGAGAGAAGTTAGATTTAGATAAAAAAGCTTTAAAAGAGCTTCTTAAGAGGTGTAAAATAGACTAA
- a CDS encoding prephenate dehydrogenase: MNVAIVGLGLMGGSLALSLKKLDFIKSIVGSDHNPIHQKDALELGLVEKIIEFDDIKSYDVIFLAIPVDGVISALQKLRDVSKDTTIIDLGSTKAKIVSSIPAEIRENFVAAHPMTGTENFGPHAAIEGLYENQVVVLCDLKNSGETQTKVAKKIFKELKMKKYFMDAEEHDRHAAFISHMPHAISYSIANTVMNQENKHNILALAAGGFRSMSRLAKSSANMWEDIFRQNKSNLLEAIGLFEDELKLLKKNIEDDNWSEVHNNIKSGNRLHDVLD, from the coding sequence ATGAATGTAGCAATAGTAGGGTTAGGGCTTATGGGTGGCTCACTTGCCCTTAGTTTAAAAAAATTAGATTTCATTAAAAGCATTGTTGGAAGTGACCACAATCCAATCCACCAAAAAGATGCATTAGAACTCGGCTTGGTTGAAAAAATTATAGAGTTTGATGATATAAAAAGTTATGATGTAATATTTCTCGCAATTCCTGTTGATGGAGTAATCTCAGCATTGCAAAAGCTCCGTGATGTCTCAAAAGACACAACGATAATAGACTTGGGAAGTACAAAAGCTAAAATTGTCTCCTCTATACCAGCTGAGATAAGAGAAAATTTTGTAGCAGCTCATCCAATGACCGGAACAGAGAACTTTGGACCACATGCAGCGATTGAAGGTCTTTATGAAAATCAGGTTGTCGTTTTATGCGATTTGAAAAATAGTGGAGAGACACAGACTAAAGTAGCCAAAAAAATATTTAAAGAACTGAAAATGAAAAAATATTTTATGGATGCTGAAGAACATGACAGACATGCTGCATTTATATCACATATGCCGCATGCCATCTCTTACTCAATTGCAAATACAGTTATGAACCAAGAGAATAAACACAACATTCTAGCCCTTGCAGCTGGTGGTTTTCGTTCTATGAGCCGCTTAGCAAAAAGTTCAGCAAATATGTGGGAAGATATTTTCAGACAGAATAAATCAAACCTACTTGAGGCCATAGGACTTTTTGAAGATGAGCTAAAACTTCTTAAAAAAAATATAGAAGATGACAACTGGAGTGAGGTACATAATAACATCAAGAGTGGGAATAGACTTCATGATGTTTTAGATTAG
- the bamA gene encoding outer membrane protein assembly factor BamA has translation MRIFLATLLTLLAVNSFAYTIESIKYNGMVHISEPVALRMLKFEIGDTINDNTVDDSIKTYYNQGYFEDVWVEIENGNLTFNFKEKALISKIELKGWKENDAEINDTVIKIKKGSLYDEQKLEEAKKRIIEAISQDGKIDSVVEIQKEILENGSIKIIFVVNEGEEITIENLDYSGVFGLESDEFDEVLANKEREFMGWFWGQNDGKMRLPDLANDPLRIRDLYMQNGYLDADVKEPFVKVNFDNYTADMSYQISEGEVYTISAITINQTKNVIDDELIKELIKLEIGKPFNIKTFRDDSQKIKTLIADLSYAFVQVVPDLKKDKEKQTVEVIFKVMPGEKVIIRNVIISGNTRTLDRIVRRELYLGPNDMYSLTDLTDSRNALGRLGFFDGNTIEERRVDNKTMDLVVKLKEAPTGNIQLGGGYGSYGGLLVSVSVDDRNVWGSGINVGLKAERSELTSSYSFNISNSRLNDSDFSGNFSIYTNDTEYNDYSVSSNGISTGLGHRFTRHISGYLGYGFSDNSYTFDENTTVDTTLFEDYSKSSVTASVKFDNTDDFYLPRSGFTLSQSFEDAGIGGDASFIKARTNFGAFKGLESYLGFDAIIRYKARVYYAKETGFLPLAERFYMGGIGSVRGYESYSLSPTTKDDAAVDDLRRVGGELTASNSLELSLPLVPKAKMRLVTYLDYGYIGASGNELKSSTGTSVYKSNDITRGGFGFGLEWFSPVGPIQLMFSKPIGQEEGDKTAVFEFTMGQRF, from the coding sequence ATGAGAATATTTTTAGCAACATTGCTAACCCTACTAGCCGTAAACTCTTTCGCATACACAATTGAATCTATTAAATATAATGGCATGGTTCATATATCAGAGCCTGTCGCATTAAGAATGTTGAAGTTTGAAATTGGTGATACAATTAATGATAATACAGTTGATGACTCTATTAAAACGTACTATAATCAGGGCTATTTTGAAGATGTCTGGGTTGAGATAGAAAATGGAAATTTAACATTTAACTTTAAAGAGAAGGCTCTTATCTCCAAGATTGAACTAAAGGGCTGGAAAGAGAATGATGCTGAAATTAATGACACTGTTATTAAGATAAAAAAAGGCTCTTTGTATGATGAGCAAAAACTCGAAGAGGCAAAAAAAAGAATTATTGAGGCAATCAGTCAAGATGGCAAAATAGACAGTGTTGTTGAGATTCAAAAAGAGATTCTTGAAAATGGAAGTATAAAAATCATTTTTGTAGTGAACGAAGGTGAAGAGATTACTATAGAAAATTTAGATTACAGCGGTGTTTTTGGTCTTGAGAGTGACGAGTTTGACGAAGTTTTAGCAAATAAAGAGAGAGAGTTTATGGGCTGGTTCTGGGGGCAAAATGATGGAAAAATGAGACTTCCAGACTTAGCTAATGATCCTCTTAGAATCCGTGATTTGTATATGCAAAATGGATATCTTGATGCTGATGTAAAAGAGCCGTTTGTAAAAGTTAATTTTGATAATTACACAGCTGATATGAGTTATCAGATTAGCGAAGGTGAAGTATATACTATTAGTGCAATAACAATTAACCAGACAAAAAATGTTATTGATGATGAACTTATAAAAGAGTTGATAAAACTAGAAATCGGTAAGCCTTTTAATATTAAAACATTTCGTGATGATTCACAAAAAATCAAAACTCTTATAGCAGATCTTAGTTATGCTTTTGTTCAGGTTGTTCCAGATTTGAAAAAAGATAAAGAGAAACAAACAGTTGAAGTAATTTTTAAAGTTATGCCTGGTGAGAAGGTTATAATAAGAAATGTAATAATATCAGGCAACACAAGGACGCTTGATAGAATTGTTAGAAGAGAGTTGTATTTGGGACCTAACGACATGTACTCACTTACAGACCTTACAGACTCAAGAAATGCACTTGGGCGACTTGGTTTCTTTGATGGTAACACTATTGAAGAGAGAAGAGTTGACAACAAGACTATGGATTTAGTTGTCAAGCTAAAAGAAGCACCTACTGGCAATATTCAACTAGGTGGCGGATACGGTAGTTATGGAGGACTGCTGGTCAGCGTTTCGGTAGATGACAGAAATGTTTGGGGGTCTGGTATTAATGTAGGCCTAAAGGCTGAACGTTCAGAGCTTACTTCAAGCTACTCGTTTAATATTTCTAACTCAAGGTTAAATGATAGTGACTTTAGCGGTAACTTTTCAATATATACAAACGATACTGAATATAATGATTACTCTGTCTCTTCAAATGGTATAAGTACCGGATTAGGACATAGATTTACTAGGCACATAAGTGGTTACCTAGGTTATGGATTTTCAGATAATAGTTACACGTTTGATGAAAATACAACAGTTGATACTACTCTCTTTGAAGATTACTCAAAAAGTTCAGTTACGGCTAGTGTTAAATTTGACAATACAGATGATTTTTATCTCCCTAGAAGTGGATTTACACTAAGTCAAAGTTTTGAAGATGCAGGAATAGGCGGAGATGCCAGTTTTATTAAAGCCAGAACAAATTTTGGTGCTTTTAAAGGTTTAGAGAGCTATTTAGGTTTCGATGCCATAATAAGATATAAGGCTAGAGTTTATTATGCTAAAGAGACAGGCTTTTTACCACTGGCAGAGAGATTTTATATGGGTGGTATTGGAAGTGTAAGAGGGTATGAATCATACTCTCTCTCTCCGACAACAAAGGATGATGCAGCAGTTGATGACTTAAGAAGAGTCGGCGGTGAGTTGACAGCTTCAAATAGTTTGGAGCTTAGTTTACCTCTTGTTCCTAAAGCTAAAATGCGTTTAGTTACATATCTTGACTATGGATATATAGGTGCTTCAGGTAATGAACTAAAGAGCAGTACAGGCACTTCAGTGTATAAATCAAATGACATTACTCGTGGTGGTTTTGGTTTTGGTCTAGAGTGGTTCTCTCCTGTCGGGCCGATTCAGCTAATGTTCTCAAAACCAATAGGACAAGAAGAGGGTGATAAAACAGCAGTGTTTGAGTTCACTATGGGACAGAGGTTTTAA
- a CDS encoding type II secretion system protein — MRNGYFLVEAMIAIIITGIVAGAFTMMNYYTKIQSDLLKQQNTKTLLEVIRSRLINLSSDPDSDSYFELLKEDANNTLPVSVGIGVDAWGKAIYYSTIDLGNVNLIDSAYADTNTSISPNSNIAGRLISYGEDSTLDTNATHTTSQGDDIMLEIGLGEINHFKLYGSSEIITETRGYNSAIVSATEPTTPINGALWYDTSVSKLKIYSQTDTNWTNLN, encoded by the coding sequence ATGCGTAATGGATATTTTTTAGTCGAAGCAATGATTGCAATCATTATAACTGGTATTGTTGCTGGTGCCTTTACGATGATGAACTACTATACTAAAATCCAATCAGATCTACTTAAACAACAAAATACTAAAACATTATTAGAGGTAATTAGAAGTAGGTTGATAAATTTATCATCAGATCCAGATAGTGACTCATACTTTGAACTACTAAAAGAAGATGCAAATAATACGCTGCCAGTTAGTGTAGGGATTGGAGTAGATGCTTGGGGCAAAGCAATTTATTATTCTACTATAGATCTTGGTAATGTAAATTTGATTGATTCAGCTTATGCTGATACTAACACAAGTATATCACCAAATTCAAATATTGCAGGTAGATTAATAAGCTATGGTGAGGATTCAACACTTGATACCAATGCTACACATACTACTTCTCAGGGAGATGATATTATGCTTGAGATTGGTCTTGGTGAAATTAATCATTTCAAGCTTTATGGAAGCTCTGAAATAATTACAGAAACAAGAGGTTATAATAGTGCGATAGTCTCTGCCACAGAGCCTACAACACCGATTAATGGTGCCTTATGGTATGATACCAGCGTCTCTAAATTAAAAATTTATTCTCAAACTGACACTAATTGGACAAACTTAAACTAA